The Paenibacillus sp. G2S3 region CTTGGATACCTCAGCACCACCGATTCTTGTTCCCTGTAAGCCACTCTCTTGAATTAACTGACCTGCAAACCGACCTGGAGGACGTTTAAAGACACTCCCACAGGAGGGATACTCAAGCGGTTGCTTGGATTCACGCAGGTAAGTAAGTTCATCCATTTTCGCCTTGATGTCTGATGCATCACCAGAAGTCATAGCAAATTTGGCCTCAAGCACGATGTATTCACCGCTTGCGAACACGCTTTTTCTATAACCCCATTGCAGCTCATCCCCTTGCAGAGTCACCAATTGCCCGCTCTTAGTTATAGCCAGCGCACTGTGCAATACATCTTTCACTTCTCCGCCATAAGCACCTGCGTTCATGTATAACGCTCCACCAACCGTTCCTGGAATGCCACAGGCGAACTCAAGACCCGTAAGTTCCATTTCCAGTGCATATCGGGATACATCTATAATCTTGGCGCCGCACTCCGCATATAAGAGATTGTCACGAATCCCCATTTCGGTTAGTCCTGCCGTTTGCAGAACGATCCCACGCACACCGCCATCACGGATAATCACGTTTGACCCGTTCCCAAGTACCGTAAGGGTGATCCCATTCTGTTCCGCATATGTAACGATCTTTTGAATTTCATCATAAGTAGCTGGGGCTGCCAAAATATCAGCTTTACCGCCCATTTTAGTGTACACGTGATCTTTTAAGTTCTCATGACTCTTCACTATACCTGCAGTCATTAATTGTTGCAGGTCATCTTGAATTTTGTCAATATTCATGTTTCATGCTCCTTTAACCATGTATAAATGATGGTCCTTGATCTATTTTTAGTAGTAGTATCATGGAATTGTAGGCAACCACAACTGTAACAACGAACAGGCTCCCTTGTCAATGACGGGAGCCTGTTCGTTGTATGATTTCAATTATAATTACACGGCTTTGTAGGCTGCAAGCTCGTAAGGAAGACACAGCGGCACACCTGTACGTGGATCTGGAACAATATCTGCCTCAATTCCAAACACTTCCCGCAGTACATCTGGTGTCATAACTTCTGTAGGTGAGCCTTCACTAACCACAGTACCAGACTTAATAGCTACCATATGCTGCGCATAACGAGTAGCATGATTCAAGTCATGCACTACCATGATAATGGTACGACCTTCTTCCTCATTCAGCTTTTGCAGAAGCTGTAGAACTTCAAGCTGGTGGGCCATATCTAGAAATGTTGTTGGTTCGTCCAGGAATAGAATATCTGTTTCTTGCGCCAATGCCATAGCGATCCAAGCGCGCTGACGTTGTCCTCCAGATAAACGGTCAATCGGACGGTCATGGAAAGGTTCCATACCTGTAACGGTGATAGCGTTGGAGATAATGTTGCGATCCTCCGCTGTCATTGTGCCGAATCCCTTTTGATGAGGAAAACGGCCATAGCTGACAAGTTCAGAGACCGTTAGACCATCTGGAGCCGTCGGGTTTTGCGGTAAAATCGCAAGCTGACGAGCTACCTCTTTTGTTGAAAAATTATGGATCGATTTGCCGTCCAG contains the following coding sequences:
- a CDS encoding ABC transporter ATP-binding protein, with product MSERLNTEELSIGYAEATIVKGLNLTIPTGKITALVGANGSGKSTILKTMARIMKPKSGSVMLDGKSIHNFSTKEVARQLAILPQNPTAPDGLTVSELVSYGRFPHQKGFGTMTAEDRNIISNAITVTGMEPFHDRPIDRLSGGQRQRAWIAMALAQETDILFLDEPTTFLDMAHQLEVLQLLQKLNEEEGRTIIMVVHDLNHATRYAQHMVAIKSGTVVSEGSPTEVMTPDVLREVFGIEADIVPDPRTGVPLCLPYELAAYKAV
- the murB gene encoding UDP-N-acetylmuramate dehydrogenase; the encoded protein is MNIDKIQDDLQQLMTAGIVKSHENLKDHVYTKMGGKADILAAPATYDEIQKIVTYAEQNGITLTVLGNGSNVIIRDGGVRGIVLQTAGLTEMGIRDNLLYAECGAKIIDVSRYALEMELTGLEFACGIPGTVGGALYMNAGAYGGEVKDVLHSALAITKSGQLVTLQGDELQWGYRKSVFASGEYIVLEAKFAMTSGDASDIKAKMDELTYLRESKQPLEYPSCGSVFKRPPGRFAGQLIQESGLQGTRIGGAEVSKKHAGFIVNADNATASDYIGLIHHVRATVKDKFGVELETEVEIIGEE